The segment TTCACCGACGGCGAAGAGATCATCATCCCGCTGAAGAACGCCGACGGCGGCTACATCGCCGACGCCGACACCCTCGCGCGCATCGAGGGCGAGGGCCTCGTCGCCTTCCGCTACCTGGGCGTGAACCCCAACGGGTCGCTCAACGACATCGCGGGTCTGCGCAACGAGCGCGGCAACGTCGTCGGACTCATGCCGCACCCCGAGCACGCCGTCGAAGAGGGCTTCGGCCCCGACACCCGCCTCGCGATGCGCTCCGGCGTCGACGGCCGCCGGTTCTTCACCTCGGCGGTCGCCTCGCTCGTCGCCGCGGCCTGAGCGCGGCGACGCGGGTCACCCTTCGGGCGCACACCGGAGGCGATCCGCACGCCGGAGGACGCCGCACGCGCCCGCGACCTCTGGCCGGTCGACCACCTCCCGTGTGCGGAGCGGGCGCGAGTCTGCGGTGACGCGGCGACGCGGGTCAGACGGTGCCGACCGGGGGCCAGATCCCGATGATCAGCGCCATCACCACGAAGGTGGCGAGCTCGTGGCCGATCGTCAGAACGGTCAACGACGACGGCCGGCCCTCGAAGGCGTCGTGCGTGATGACGCGGGCGGCGGTGAACCCCGCCCACAGGATGATCGCGGTGCCGAGCGCGGCGAGGAGGTACCCGCCGCCGTAGAAATGCCAGGCGATCGCGGTCGCCCCGGCGAGGACCCACGCGCTGATGAAGCTCACGAGCACCGTCACCAGGATCGGGATGACGGCGGTGGCGCCGGGCCGGTTCATGTCGACGTTCGCCAGCCGCGCCCACCTCGTGCCGAAGACCTTCGGCGCGTAGAACACCGACCCGACGATGAGCGTCGAGGCTGTGGCGATCAGGACCGCCCAGTAGTTGATTTCGGGAACCATGGATCCACCGGCACACTCGGCCGCCTCCTCTGCCAGACGTTACTCCCGCGTGGGCGGTAGCGTGGGAGTGGTGAGTGCGAATCTCGTCGTGTCCGTTCCGACCGCCCAGCTCGCCGACGACATCCAGCCGGCGCCCGACGGCGTGGAGGTGATCGTCTGGGCGATGGATGCTCCGCCGCCTCGTCCCCGGATCGACATCGTCGTGCTGCCCTACATGTCGCTGACCGATGCGGTGCCGCTCCTCGACCAGGTCGAGACCCAGCTGGTGCAGAGCCAGTCGATCGGGTATGACGGCATCGAAGACATTCTCCCGCCGACATACACCTTCGCCAACGCCTCCAGCGTGCACGAGACCTCGACCGCGGAGCTCGCGGTGACCCTCGCGCTGGCCGCGCAGCGGCATGTGCCGGCGTTCGTCCGCGCCCAGTCCGAGGGCCGGTGGGTCCCGGAAGTCGCGGCGAGTCTCGCCGACCGCCGGGTGCTGCTCCTCGGCTACGGGGGCATCGGAAAGGCGATCGAGGCTCGGCTCGCGGGCTTCGAGGTCGAGCTCGTCCGGGTCGCGTCACGGCACCGTGAAGAAGACGGCGTCACGATTCACGGTGTCGACGAACTGCCCGAGCTGCTGCCGCATGCCGACATCGTGATGGCTTCGCTGCCGGGCGGCGATGCGACGCGCCACCTCATCGACGACGGCTTCCTCCGCGCCCTTCCCGACGGCGCCCTGGTCGTCAATGTCGGCCGCGGACCCCTCATCGACACCGAGGCGCTCGTCGATCACGCCGGTCGCGGCCGCATCCGCGCGGCGCTCGACGTCACCGATCCCGAGCCGCTGCCCACGGGTCATCCGCTCTGGTCGACCGACGGCGTCCTCATCGTTCCGCACGTCGGCGGCGCGTCGAGCGCGATGCGCCCCCGCATCGCCCGACTCGTCCGCCGGCAGATCGAGCGGATGTCTCGGGGCGAAGCCCCGCTGAACGTCGTGCTCGGCGGCTGACGCCGCCCATCCCTCACGCGCGCGGCGCGCGCGCCGCCTCCTCGATCAGCTGCAGCAGCCGCGCCGCGACGCTCACCGCGATGACGGCCGGCGCCTTGCCCGACACCTCGGGCACGCCGATGGGCGTGGTCACACGCCCGAGGGCGTCGTCGGTGTGCCCCAGCTCGCCGAGCTTCGCGCGGAACCGCGCCCACTTCGAGCGGGACCCGATGAGGCCGATCGACGAGAGGTCGCTGCGGCGGAGCGCCTGGTCGGTGAGGGCCAGATCCTCGACATGGTCGTGCGTCATGACGAGTACGTGCGCTCCGGCGGGAAGGTCGGCGATCGCCGCCTCGGGCACCGGGGCGTGACGCACATGCACCGTCGCCACGGCGTCGGCGAACAGCCCCCTGTGCCGGGGCACCCCGATCCGCTCCTCGGCGACCATGTCGGCGCGCCCGTCGATGAGCCACAGCTCCATCTCGTGTCGCGCGAGCACGCGGGCCAGCTCGAGCCCGACGTGTCCGACGCCGAAGATCGCCACGGTCGGCACCACGCGCACCGGTTCGAGCAGCATCGTCACCTCTCCCCCGCAGCACTGCACGCCGTACTCCGACGCCGCCTTGTCACTGAGGGTCAGGGTGAGCAGCCGCGGCTCGTTCTCACCCGTGTCGATCATCTCGCGGGCCGTGCCGATCGCGGTCTCCTCGAGGTTGCCGCCGCCAACCGTGCCGAAGAGCCGATCCGGCGAGACCACGAGCTTCGCCCCGCCGTTGCGCGGCGCGTGGCCGCGCACCGCGGCAAGCGTGACGAGCACCGCAGGCAGGCGGGCATCCCGCAGCCGGCGAAGCTCGTCGACCCAGTCCATCGGCGTGCCCTCGCTCAGCGCGCGGCGGAAACCGCGTCGCGGGCCGCGCGTGCAGCCTCGATCGCCCAGAAGACCGCCTCGGGGGTGGCGGGCGAGGCGAGCTCGACGCTCCGCCCCGGCTCACCGAACGCCGCGACCGCCTCCCGCAGCGCCTCGCGCACGGCGAACGCGAGCATGAGCGGCGGCTCCCCCACGGCCTTCGAGCCGTACACCGCGCCGTCCTCCCGCGCGTCGGCGAAGAGATGCACGCGGAACTCCTCGGGCATCTCCGAGAGGCTCGGCAACTTGTAAGTGCTCGCCGACGTCGTCAGCAGCCGCCCGCGGCCGGGGCCGTCGGAGGTGTCCCACCGCAGATCCTCGAGGGTCAGCCATCCGGCCCCCTGCACGAACCCGCCCTCGACCTGACCCCGGTCGATCTGGGGCGAGAGCGAGTCGCCGACGTCGTGGACGATGTCGACGCGTCGCAGCCGGTACGCGCCGGTGTACCCGTCGACCTCGACCTCGGCCGCCGCGGCACCGTAGGCGAAGTACTTGAAGGGCGAGCCGACCATGCGCTCCTGGTCCCACGACAGACCCTCGGTGCGGTAGTACCCGGCCGCGAACAGCGGCACCCGCGAGAAGTAAGCGGCCACGGCGACCTCGGCGAACGACACCGAACGCTCCAGGTGCCCGGCGGTGACCTGGCCGCCGGTGAAGACGAGGTCATCCGGATCGGTGCCCAGGAGACCGGCGGCGACCGCCGCCATCCGCTCTCTGATCTGCTCGCACGCGTTCTTCACCGCCGCGCCGTTGAGATCGGCGCCCGACGAGGCCGCCGTTGCCGAGGTGTTCGGCACCTTGTCGGTGCGGGTCGGTGCGAGCCGCACCTGGCTGAGCGGAACCCCCAGCGCAGTCGCGGCGACCTGCAGCATCTTGGTGTGCAGGCCCTGCCCCATCTCCGTGCCGCCGTGGTTGATGAGCACCGAGCCGTCTTTGTAGACGTGCACGAGGGCGCCGGCCTGGTTGTAGGCGGTGAAGTTGAACGAGATGCCGAACTTCACCGGGGTCATCGCGATCGCGCGCTTGACGTCGTCGTGCTCGGCGTTGAACGCCGCGATCGCCGCACGCCGATCATCGACCTGCGCCTCGGTGTGCAGCGTCCGCCAGATGGCGGGCATCCGTTCGGCGTCCTTGACCACCTGCCCATAGGGCGTGTCCTGACCGGGGGCGTAGAAGTTGCGGCGACGAAGCTCCGCTGGATCGAGACCGAGCGCGGGGGCCGTGCGGCCCAGGATGTCCTCGATGAGGAACACGCCCTGCGGGCCACCGAATCCGCGGAACGCGGTCTGCGACGTCTTGTGGGTCTGGGCGACGCGGCCGACGACGTGGACGTGCGGAATCCAGTAGGCGTTATCGACGTGGCAGAGCGCACGGCTCATCACCGGCTCCGAGAGGTCGAGCGCCCACCCGCCATCGGAGGTGAGCGTCGCCTCGAGCGCCTGCAGCAGGCCGTCGTCGTCGAATCCGGCCCGCCACGAGATGTGGAACGGATGCCGCTTGCCGGTCATCGTCAGATCCTGCGTGCGGTTCAGGCGCAGCCGCACCGGGCGGCGCGTCAGGCTCGCCCCGAGCGCGGCGATGGCGGCAAGCCCGTGCGGCTGCATCTCCTTGCCGCCGAACGCGCCGCCCATGCGCAGCGACTGAACGGTGACCTGGTGCGACGACAGGCCGAGCACGTGCGCGATGATCTCCTGCGTCTCGCTCGGATGCTGGGTCGACGACTCGACGAAGATCTGCCCCTCCGAGTCGATGCGCGCGAGCGCGGCATGGGTCTCGAGGTAGAAGTGCTCCTGGCCGGAGAAGGCGGTGACACCCTCGAACACGTGGGGGGCATCGGCGAGCGCCGCGGCGGCGTCGCCGCGGGCGAGGGTGCGCTCAGCGCCCTGGAACGAGTGCGCCGCGATGGCCTCCTCGAGGGTGACGATGCTCGGCAGGGGCTCGTAGGTCACTGCGACGGCGGCGGCGCCGAGCCGCGCCGCCTCGGGCGTCTCGCCGAGCACCCACGCCAGGGCGTGCCCGTGGTACATCGCCTCGGTGGGGAAGAGCGGCTCGTCGTGCTTGACCCCGGCGTCGTTGACGCCCGGGACGTCTTCGGCGGTGAGCACCCGGATGACGCCGGGCACGCCGTATGCGGGGAGGACGTCGAGGGTCACGCGCGCGTGCGTGTGGGTGGACTGCACCGGCCAGGCGGTGAGCACCCCCATCGTCTCCACGGCCAGGTCGTCGGTGTACATCGCGCGGCCGGTGACGTGGAGAGCCGCGCTCTCGTGCGCGACGGAGCGGCCGACGACGGGGTCGGCGGGGCGGCGGGCGAGGTCGGTCATCGAGCCCCCTCCCGCGCCTCGGGATTCGGATGCCGCGCGAAGATCCGCCGCAGCGCGTTCCCGAGCATCGCGGCGCGGTAGGCCGCGCTCGCGCGGTGGTCCGACATCGGCGTGCCCTCCGCGCCGAGCACCGGGGCGACCTCGCGGACAGTGGCGAGGGACCAGTCGCGGCCGATGAGCGCCTGCTCGGTGGCGCGGGCACGGACCGGGGTGGCGGCGACGCCGCCGAGTCCGATCCGCGCGTCGGCGACCACGCCGTCCTGCAGGTCGAGCACGAAGGCGACGGCGACGCTGGAGATGTCGTCGAAACGGCGCTTGGCGATCTTGTGGAACGCGGTGAGCTCGCCGTGCGGGGCGGGGAAGCGGAGGGCGCGGATGATCTCGTCCTTGCGCCGCATGGTCTGGCGGTAGCCGGTGAAGTATTCCTCGAGCGGTACATTCCGCTCGCCGGCGCTCGAGACGAGGGCGACGCGCGCTCCGAGGGCGAGGAGCGCCGGCAGTGAATCGCCGATCGGCGATCCGGTCCCGAGGTTGCCGCCGAGGGTCGCCCGGTTGCGGATGAGCGGTGAGGCGAACTGCGGCAGCAGCTCGGCGAGCAGTGGCACGCGATCCCCGAGCCCCGCGGCGATCTCGGTGAGAGTGAGGCCCGCGCCGAGCTCGACCTCATCGTCGGTGATGCGGAGCGTGCGCAGCTCGGGCAGCCGGTCGATGGCGACGACGAGCGGGTCGCGCAGTCCGCGAAGGTTGACCTCGACCCCCCAGTCGGTTCCGCCGGCGACCAGGCGCGCGTCGGGCTCGTTCTCGAGGAGGGTGAGCGCGCCGTCGAGCGTGGCCGGGCGGACGAACCGGGCGCCGTCGACGGTGACGTCGGTCGGGACGGGCTCAGGGGCCGGATGCCGCAGTCGCGCCGCCAGCGGATCGTCGCCCTCCGGCATCCCGAGCTGGTATGCCGCATCGCGAATAGGCCGGTATCCGGTGCAGCGGCAGAGGTTACCGCTCAGTGCGTGGAGGTCGAACCCGTTCGCCCCGAGGTGGGTGTGGGGCTCGCCGGGGAGCGGCTCGCCCTCGGGCCCGGGCGCACGATCGCGTCGGTAGTACTCCCCCGCCATGCTGCACACGAAGCCGGGCGTGCAGTAGCCGCACTGCGACCCGCCGCCGACGGCCATCGCCTCCTGCACCGGGTGCAGCGCCTCGGGCGCACCGAGGCCCTCGGCGGTCACGATCTCCTGGCCGCGGAGCGCCTGGGCGGGCACGAGGCACGAGTTCACTGCGGTCCACGCCGCGCCCGCGGCATCCGCTGTCGGCGTCGCGATGAGCATCGCGCACGCCCCGCACTCCCCCTCGGCACACCCCTCCTTGCTGCCCGTCAGGCCGAACGAGCGCAGCCAGTCGAGGGCATTGGTGTGCACTGCGACGTCGTCGAGCGTCCGGAGCGCACCGTTGACGGTGACGTCGTTGACGGTGACGTCGTTGACCGTGGCCTCGGCCACCGGTGCTGCATCAAGACGGTCTTCAGCCACGAGCGCGCTCCATCTTCGCGATTGTACGGGTCACGGGAGTGGCGCGGTCTCCCGCCGCAACGGCCACCCGCGGCATCCGTCACACGTCCGAAACACCGCGCGGCGTCAGGCGAAACGTCTGCGCCATAGCGTCGCCTGATCACATCCCT is part of the Microbacterium sp. ET2 genome and harbors:
- a CDS encoding DUF1761 domain-containing protein, producing MVPEINYWAVLIATASTLIVGSVFYAPKVFGTRWARLANVDMNRPGATAVIPILVTVLVSFISAWVLAGATAIAWHFYGGGYLLAALGTAIILWAGFTAARVITHDAFEGRPSSLTVLTIGHELATFVVMALIIGIWPPVGTV
- the xdhC gene encoding xanthine dehydrogenase accessory protein XdhC; translation: MDWVDELRRLRDARLPAVLVTLAAVRGHAPRNGGAKLVVSPDRLFGTVGGGNLEETAIGTAREMIDTGENEPRLLTLTLSDKAASEYGVQCCGGEVTMLLEPVRVVPTVAIFGVGHVGLELARVLARHEMELWLIDGRADMVAEERIGVPRHRGLFADAVATVHVRHAPVPEAAIADLPAGAHVLVMTHDHVEDLALTDQALRRSDLSSIGLIGSRSKWARFRAKLGELGHTDDALGRVTTPIGVPEVSGKAPAVIAVSVAARLLQLIEEAARAPRA
- a CDS encoding 2-hydroxyacid dehydrogenase codes for the protein MSANLVVSVPTAQLADDIQPAPDGVEVIVWAMDAPPPRPRIDIVVLPYMSLTDAVPLLDQVETQLVQSQSIGYDGIEDILPPTYTFANASSVHETSTAELAVTLALAAQRHVPAFVRAQSEGRWVPEVAASLADRRVLLLGYGGIGKAIEARLAGFEVELVRVASRHREEDGVTIHGVDELPELLPHADIVMASLPGGDATRHLIDDGFLRALPDGALVVNVGRGPLIDTEALVDHAGRGRIRAALDVTDPEPLPTGHPLWSTDGVLIVPHVGGASSAMRPRIARLVRRQIERMSRGEAPLNVVLGG
- the xdhB gene encoding xanthine dehydrogenase molybdopterin binding subunit; this translates as MTDLARRPADPVVGRSVAHESAALHVTGRAMYTDDLAVETMGVLTAWPVQSTHTHARVTLDVLPAYGVPGVIRVLTAEDVPGVNDAGVKHDEPLFPTEAMYHGHALAWVLGETPEAARLGAAAVAVTYEPLPSIVTLEEAIAAHSFQGAERTLARGDAAAALADAPHVFEGVTAFSGQEHFYLETHAALARIDSEGQIFVESSTQHPSETQEIIAHVLGLSSHQVTVQSLRMGGAFGGKEMQPHGLAAIAALGASLTRRPVRLRLNRTQDLTMTGKRHPFHISWRAGFDDDGLLQALEATLTSDGGWALDLSEPVMSRALCHVDNAYWIPHVHVVGRVAQTHKTSQTAFRGFGGPQGVFLIEDILGRTAPALGLDPAELRRRNFYAPGQDTPYGQVVKDAERMPAIWRTLHTEAQVDDRRAAIAAFNAEHDDVKRAIAMTPVKFGISFNFTAYNQAGALVHVYKDGSVLINHGGTEMGQGLHTKMLQVAATALGVPLSQVRLAPTRTDKVPNTSATAASSGADLNGAAVKNACEQIRERMAAVAAGLLGTDPDDLVFTGGQVTAGHLERSVSFAEVAVAAYFSRVPLFAAGYYRTEGLSWDQERMVGSPFKYFAYGAAAAEVEVDGYTGAYRLRRVDIVHDVGDSLSPQIDRGQVEGGFVQGAGWLTLEDLRWDTSDGPGRGRLLTTSASTYKLPSLSEMPEEFRVHLFADAREDGAVYGSKAVGEPPLMLAFAVREALREAVAAFGEPGRSVELASPATPEAVFWAIEAARAARDAVSAAR
- a CDS encoding xanthine dehydrogenase small subunit, which translates into the protein MAEATVNDVTVNDVTVNGALRTLDDVAVHTNALDWLRSFGLTGSKEGCAEGECGACAMLIATPTADAAGAAWTAVNSCLVPAQALRGQEIVTAEGLGAPEALHPVQEAMAVGGGSQCGYCTPGFVCSMAGEYYRRDRAPGPEGEPLPGEPHTHLGANGFDLHALSGNLCRCTGYRPIRDAAYQLGMPEGDDPLAARLRHPAPEPVPTDVTVDGARFVRPATLDGALTLLENEPDARLVAGGTDWGVEVNLRGLRDPLVVAIDRLPELRTLRITDDEVELGAGLTLTEIAAGLGDRVPLLAELLPQFASPLIRNRATLGGNLGTGSPIGDSLPALLALGARVALVSSAGERNVPLEEYFTGYRQTMRRKDEIIRALRFPAPHGELTAFHKIAKRRFDDISSVAVAFVLDLQDGVVADARIGLGGVAATPVRARATEQALIGRDWSLATVREVAPVLGAEGTPMSDHRASAAYRAAMLGNALRRIFARHPNPEAREGAR